A region from the Candidatus Thiothrix putei genome encodes:
- a CDS encoding aspartate 1-decarboxylase — protein MELTLLKSKLHRVTVTHAELDYEGSCAIDDNLLRIGNIREYEQLHIYNITNGERFSTYAIRAEAGSGIISINGAAAHKASTGDLIIICTYAGFSEAQANVHQPQLVYVDQHNRVTHTSKQIAVQAA, from the coding sequence ATGGAGCTGACGCTTCTTAAATCCAAACTGCACCGTGTTACTGTCACTCATGCTGAGTTGGACTATGAAGGTTCTTGCGCGATTGACGATAACTTGCTACGCATCGGGAATATTCGTGAATATGAGCAACTGCATATTTACAACATTACCAATGGTGAACGTTTTTCAACGTATGCCATTCGTGCGGAAGCGGGTAGTGGGATTATTTCGATCAATGGTGCGGCTGCGCATAAGGCTAGTACGGGTGATTTGATTATTATTTGTACGTATGCGGGGTTTTCAGAGGCACAGGCCAATGTCCATCAGCCGCAACTGGTGTATGTAGATCAGCACAATCGGGTAACGCATACGTCAAAGCAAATCGCGGTGCAGGCGGCTTGA
- the panC gene encoding pantoate--beta-alanine ligase has product MIIVQAIDALREELKSWRRAGETIAFVPTMGNLHAGHIALVKRAQELGSKVVVSIFVNPTQFDRKEDLAAYPRTLAEDCSKLQAGGADLVFTPTPALMYPTGGLATKVEVPGISTLLEGASRPGHFTGVSTVVCKLFHLVQPDVAVFGEKDFQQLMVIRQMVRDLDMDIHIEGLPTVREADGLALSSRNGYLTTAERKLAPGLQLTLREVVDALHKSRQDYAALQTEAMQSLVSRGFQPDYVEIRRTVDLLPAQVGDENLVVLGSAWLGKARLIDNIPLTLKKLTGTS; this is encoded by the coding sequence ATGATTATTGTTCAAGCCATTGATGCATTGCGCGAAGAGCTCAAAAGCTGGCGCAGGGCGGGTGAAACCATTGCTTTTGTGCCCACAATGGGTAATTTACACGCGGGGCATATTGCCTTGGTAAAACGCGCGCAGGAGCTAGGCAGCAAAGTGGTGGTATCCATTTTTGTGAACCCAACCCAATTTGACCGCAAGGAAGATTTGGCCGCGTATCCGCGTACTCTGGCGGAAGATTGCAGCAAGTTGCAAGCGGGTGGGGCGGATTTGGTGTTTACGCCAACGCCTGCGCTGATGTATCCCACAGGCGGTTTAGCCACCAAAGTCGAAGTGCCGGGGATTAGTACCTTGCTGGAAGGGGCTTCGCGTCCCGGTCATTTCACGGGGGTTTCTACCGTGGTGTGCAAGCTGTTTCATCTGGTGCAACCGGATGTTGCAGTGTTTGGTGAGAAAGATTTCCAGCAATTGATGGTGATTCGCCAGATGGTGCGCGACTTGGATATGGACATTCATATTGAGGGTTTACCGACGGTGCGTGAGGCTGACGGATTGGCGCTGAGTTCGCGGAATGGCTACCTCACCACCGCCGAGCGGAAACTTGCGCCCGGATTGCAGTTGACCTTGCGGGAAGTGGTTGACGCGCTGCACAAATCTAGGCAGGATTATGCTGCTTTACAGACCGAGGCAATGCAATCACTGGTATCACGCGGTTTCCAACCGGACTATGTGGAAATTCGGCGCACAGTGGATTTGTTACCCGCGCAAGTGGGGGATGAAAATTTGGTGGTGCTAGGTTCGGCATGGCTGGGCAAAGCTCGCTTGATAGATAATATCCCCTTAACATTGAAAAAATTAACAGGAACATCATAA
- the panB gene encoding 3-methyl-2-oxobutanoate hydroxymethyltransferase gives MSTKPEPRVTVTTLRKMKREGEKIVMLTAYDASFAKVLDAQGVDVILVGDSLGMVIQGHETTVPVTMDDMVYHTRAVTKISQRALVIGDLPFMSYTSPELALRNSARLMQESGAHMVKLEGGAPQVATVRQLAHHGVPVCAHLGLQPQSVHKLGGYRVQGRDEAVAKQMLDDAKALQDAGADMLVLECVPVALAAQITQALEIPTIGIGAGRDCDGQVLVLHDMLGISPRAPKFSQDFIGTGATIPQAVAAYVQAVKASTFPADQHCFF, from the coding sequence ATGAGTACGAAACCTGAGCCACGCGTGACCGTCACCACCTTGCGCAAGATGAAACGCGAAGGCGAAAAGATCGTCATGCTAACGGCTTACGACGCCAGTTTTGCCAAGGTGCTGGACGCGCAAGGGGTCGATGTCATTCTCGTCGGTGATTCTTTGGGCATGGTCATTCAAGGTCACGAAACCACTGTTCCCGTGACGATGGATGACATGGTTTACCACACTCGCGCTGTCACCAAAATTAGCCAACGCGCTTTGGTCATTGGCGATTTACCTTTCATGAGTTACACCTCGCCCGAACTTGCCTTGCGTAATAGCGCTCGTTTGATGCAGGAAAGTGGCGCACACATGGTGAAGTTAGAAGGCGGTGCGCCGCAAGTCGCTACCGTCAGACAACTGGCGCATCATGGCGTGCCAGTGTGTGCGCATTTGGGTTTGCAACCACAATCCGTCCACAAACTTGGCGGCTACCGGGTGCAAGGTCGTGATGAAGCTGTCGCCAAGCAAATGCTCGATGATGCCAAAGCGCTGCAAGATGCTGGGGCAGATATGTTGGTGTTGGAATGCGTCCCCGTGGCGTTGGCAGCACAAATTACCCAAGCCTTAGAGATTCCAACCATCGGGATTGGGGCAGGGCGCGACTGTGACGGGCAAGTGCTGGTCTTACACGATATGCTGGGTATTTCACCGCGTGCACCGAAATTTTCCCAAGATTTTATCGGTACAGGCGCAACCATTCCGCAAGCCGTCGCTGCGTATGTGCAAGCCGTAAAAGCGAGCACATTCCCCGCCGATCAACACTGTTTTTTCTAA